Below is a window of Brassica oleracea var. oleracea cultivar TO1000 unplaced genomic scaffold, BOL UnpScaffold10042, whole genome shotgun sequence DNA.
aaaaaaaaaaaaaaaaacttagaaatgtgctattttggagatttgcctgTATCTACGTGATCACATTTGTAGCCCTCGTGGGGGCTCTACTGGGCGTATCAAAAGCACAGCCGAGCGGGTCATGCGTGAGCACACTGACCATCCTTTCTCCGTGCCTAGGCTATATCACCGGAAACTCAACCACTCCCTCACAGACTTGCTGCTCTCAGCTCGACTCTGTCATCAAATCTTCACCGCAGTGCATCTGCTCTGCCGTCAACAGTCCGATCCGTAACATCGGCCTTAACATTAATCGCACACAGGCCTTGCAGCTCCCAAAC
It encodes the following:
- the LOC106322212 gene encoding non-specific lipid-transfer protein-like protein At2g13820, producing the protein IYVITFVALVGALLGVSKAQPSGSCVSTLTILSPCLGYITGNSTTPSQTCCSQLDSVIKSSPQCICSAVNSPIRNIGLNINRTQALQLPNACNIQAPPLSQCNVATGPTTPLGVLSPVESPAEKNPGVALTPTSSPG